In Streptomyces sp. DG2A-72, one genomic interval encodes:
- a CDS encoding MOSC domain-containing protein — protein MKLLSVNLGRPKSVPYTDQPDGVTGIDKRPVDGPVRVAAPGPKGVGASGVAGDAVCHTRHHGGDDQAVYAVAREDLDDWERELGRPLANGVFGENLTTTGLDVSGARIGERWRIGSVVLEVTSGRIPCSTFQVHVGEERWVKRFTAKGAPGAYLRVIEPGEVRAGDPVEVVHRPDHEVTVALQFRAVTTERALLPRLLAAGEALHPEALAKAREYLEKQGAGPLGA, from the coding sequence GTGAAGCTTCTGTCTGTCAATCTGGGCCGCCCGAAGTCCGTGCCGTACACGGACCAGCCGGACGGTGTGACCGGCATCGACAAGCGGCCGGTGGACGGGCCGGTGCGGGTGGCGGCGCCCGGGCCCAAGGGCGTCGGGGCGAGCGGGGTGGCCGGGGACGCGGTGTGCCACACGCGGCATCACGGCGGCGACGACCAGGCCGTGTACGCGGTCGCGCGCGAGGATCTCGACGACTGGGAACGGGAGTTGGGACGACCGCTGGCGAACGGCGTGTTCGGCGAGAACCTCACGACGACCGGTCTGGATGTGTCCGGAGCGCGGATCGGCGAGCGCTGGCGCATCGGGTCCGTGGTGCTGGAGGTCACCAGCGGCCGGATTCCGTGCAGCACCTTCCAGGTCCATGTGGGTGAAGAGCGGTGGGTGAAGCGCTTCACGGCGAAGGGGGCGCCCGGCGCGTATCTGCGGGTGATCGAGCCCGGCGAGGTCCGCGCGGGCGATCCGGTCGAGGTCGTGCACCGGCCCGATCACGAGGTGACCGTCGCGCTTCAGTTCCGTGCGGTGACCACCGAACGGGCGCTGCTGCCCCGGCTGCTCGCGGCGGGCGAGGCACTGCACCCGGAGGCGCTGGCGAAGGCGCGGGAGTACCTGGAGAAGCAGGGCGCCGGACCCCTCGGCGCCTGA
- a CDS encoding LysR family transcriptional regulator: MIEARHLRVLRAVATTGSFSAAGRELGCTQPAVSQQMKALEASVGTPLLIRTGREMRLTQAGEALVRHASGILAGLTAAEEEVAAIAGLRAGRVRLVSFPSGSSTLVPTALAALRAAHPGTRVFLEEAEPPRSVEMLREGDCDMALAFRYEGAAGAEEWDDLVVRPLLRDRLVALVPERHRLGRADSVAIGELAAEPWIAGCPRCRGQLIEVCEGAGFTPRIDFATDDYPAVVGLVAAGLGVAVLPQLAIESVRPRGARTVTLEPAVRREIVALTLPDLAQVPAVAATLEQLARAATR, from the coding sequence GTGATCGAGGCCCGTCATCTCCGTGTCCTGCGCGCCGTGGCCACCACCGGTTCCTTCTCGGCGGCGGGCCGTGAACTGGGCTGCACCCAGCCCGCCGTCAGCCAGCAGATGAAGGCCCTGGAGGCGTCGGTCGGCACCCCCCTGCTGATCCGCACCGGCCGCGAAATGCGGCTGACCCAGGCCGGCGAGGCCCTTGTCCGGCACGCCTCCGGCATCCTCGCCGGGCTCACCGCCGCCGAGGAGGAGGTCGCCGCGATCGCGGGCCTGCGCGCGGGCCGCGTCCGCCTGGTCTCCTTTCCCAGCGGCAGCTCCACCCTCGTCCCCACCGCCCTCGCCGCCCTGCGCGCCGCCCACCCCGGCACCCGCGTCTTTCTGGAGGAGGCCGAACCGCCGCGCTCCGTGGAGATGCTGCGCGAGGGCGACTGCGACATGGCCCTCGCCTTCCGCTACGAGGGAGCGGCGGGCGCCGAGGAGTGGGACGACCTCGTCGTACGACCGCTGCTGCGCGACCGGCTCGTAGCGCTGGTGCCCGAACGCCACCGGCTCGGCCGGGCGGACTCCGTCGCCATCGGCGAACTCGCCGCCGAACCTTGGATCGCGGGCTGCCCGCGCTGCCGCGGCCAGTTGATCGAGGTCTGCGAGGGTGCGGGCTTCACTCCCCGCATCGACTTCGCGACCGACGACTATCCGGCGGTCGTCGGCCTGGTGGCCGCGGGCCTGGGCGTCGCCGTCCTGCCCCAGCTCGCCATCGAGTCCGTACGACCACGGGGCGCGCGCACGGTGACGCTGGAACCGGCGGTACGGCGGGAGATCGTCGCGCTCACGCTGCCCGACCTGGCGCAGGTGCCTGCCGTGGCGGCGACGCTGGAGCAACTGGCGCGGGCGGCCACAAGGTAG
- a CDS encoding WhiB family transcriptional regulator: MADFSRLPGPNADLWDWQLLAACRGVDSSLFFHPEGERGAARSARENSAKEVCMRCPVRAQCAAHALAVREPYGVWGGLTEDEREELMGRARNRLVSASPAGEHASSS, encoded by the coding sequence ATGGCAGATTTCTCCCGCCTTCCCGGACCGAACGCGGACCTGTGGGACTGGCAGCTGCTGGCTGCCTGTCGCGGGGTGGACAGCTCGCTCTTCTTTCATCCGGAGGGTGAGCGCGGTGCGGCGCGGAGTGCTCGTGAGAACTCGGCCAAGGAGGTCTGCATGAGGTGCCCGGTCCGCGCCCAGTGCGCGGCGCACGCGCTGGCGGTGCGCGAGCCGTACGGCGTCTGGGGCGGCCTGACCGAGGACGAGCGCGAAGAGCTCATGGGGCGGGCGCGCAATCGGCTGGTGTCGGCATCACCGGCCGGCGAACATGCCTCGTCGAGTTGA